The Enterococcus wangshanyuanii genome has a window encoding:
- a CDS encoding toprim domain-containing protein, with protein sequence MAKTHEERQKALEEAESKNIVDVAQGLGMDLVRSGRNYTWSEHDSFVFNTRKNLFYWNSRQKGGGAIQLVQVIKECSYREAVAYLNNMDVGTFDQIKEARRRPFHYHLKEHTKMDATIDYLVNERKLSRETVDFFIEKGLIAQATYKDKESGKTEPVVVFKHFGFDGNVKGIALQGIWKNHELHGDRGYLKRTWGDGYYGLTARIGNPPSFKTATKENPLTIVVFEAPIDLMSYYELNKATIGNVVLLCMNGLRKETVSKFIANEIGSEVSEEEKINVLAHFQKSRINTDKIKMILAVDNDQAGKRFVEGFGQGFGVVEEKLPPLLPGKDKSDWNDHVKEQNKIEGVQINMKKQQLKATEPISEEQKTKQEKKEATTKTITVSNDYLTDLKEALEESVNKMEQTNDPTHYLTEKDVKKIMDEHFTKVEQLLAHFQTSHDLLEKPTAEEALQLKEGLIQTVESANSDVKRSLTAALAETKQIAISNVKEKANQLRIYVKNTFNKPILALNDKIRTFVDTIDQRFALETGEKKEGIISEEVSAVSEVKNEEIHPTQDSALIKDVQEYIALNETKAALLARIQQEIQTNPLAKIDTLQKELEENQHALAAVENRIEANTPSLNEVNNQEVKGATVNELTNLVKEKERLENQRTQLVQQPEFLRKEGSLDTFKQVDQQLTTVNEKLSEIEKGTPKEKEQTEVKEPTVDPFVAASAVAAKQVVAHKNGQSESLNNAISAQNTAAINTQLKSNMAEYYDPNNIKTYLDSASKFHNYSPKNVQLIMEQEPGATQVASEKKWKTLGYELQEDANPIQVYQPVFVPVRDEEGRVRYKENNQPETTVEFQLTPVYDVSQTTAGQLKAPISYDLSNKEQFMAVYQSVANLSDAKITFQPLGNLNSHYDAANKTIIVNEGLGKEATIQTLLNEVIPLHNMENEILKNEPSLNVFEQEVTAYMVASHIGLDTSSFTFDSLSRLKDEGYTVDDFTRSLTDSSKNATDIISTIDKGYTKSKDVNSTKNKFEERKLQAEVKNKEVAEQYQKREKSVEQAPSLRR encoded by the coding sequence GTGGCAAAAACACATGAAGAACGTCAAAAAGCGTTAGAAGAAGCAGAAAGTAAAAATATTGTTGATGTTGCACAAGGTTTAGGGATGGATTTGGTGAGATCAGGTAGAAATTATACCTGGTCTGAACATGATAGTTTCGTATTCAATACTAGAAAAAACTTATTCTATTGGAACTCTAGACAAAAGGGCGGCGGCGCAATTCAATTGGTTCAAGTAATTAAGGAGTGCAGTTACAGAGAAGCAGTAGCTTATCTGAATAATATGGATGTTGGTACGTTTGATCAAATTAAAGAAGCAAGAAGACGTCCCTTTCACTATCACTTAAAAGAACATACCAAAATGGATGCAACGATTGATTATTTAGTCAATGAACGGAAACTATCCAGAGAAACGGTTGACTTTTTTATCGAAAAAGGACTAATTGCACAAGCTACCTATAAGGATAAAGAATCAGGAAAAACGGAACCCGTCGTGGTATTCAAACATTTTGGTTTTGATGGAAATGTAAAAGGGATCGCCCTACAAGGAATATGGAAAAATCACGAATTACATGGTGACAGAGGCTATTTAAAAAGAACCTGGGGCGACGGATATTACGGTTTAACAGCACGAATTGGGAATCCTCCTTCGTTTAAAACAGCTACTAAAGAAAATCCGTTAACAATTGTTGTATTTGAAGCACCGATAGATCTTATGAGCTATTACGAGCTAAACAAAGCAACTATTGGAAATGTGGTGCTTCTGTGTATGAATGGGTTAAGAAAAGAAACTGTCTCAAAATTTATTGCCAATGAAATAGGGTCGGAAGTATCAGAAGAAGAAAAAATCAATGTTTTGGCACATTTTCAAAAATCAAGAATAAACACAGACAAAATAAAAATGATTCTTGCTGTAGATAATGATCAAGCAGGAAAAAGATTTGTAGAAGGATTTGGACAAGGATTTGGTGTAGTTGAAGAAAAATTACCTCCGTTACTACCTGGAAAAGATAAATCAGATTGGAACGACCATGTGAAGGAACAAAATAAAATTGAAGGAGTACAGATAAATATGAAAAAACAACAGCTGAAAGCAACAGAGCCTATTTCAGAAGAACAAAAAACAAAACAAGAAAAAAAAGAAGCAACGACAAAAACAATTACCGTCTCTAATGATTATCTAACGGATCTAAAAGAAGCTCTGGAAGAATCCGTTAACAAGATGGAGCAAACCAATGACCCAACTCACTATCTCACAGAAAAAGACGTGAAAAAGATCATGGATGAACATTTTACAAAAGTAGAACAATTACTCGCACATTTTCAAACCTCACATGACTTATTAGAGAAACCAACAGCTGAAGAAGCGTTACAGTTGAAAGAAGGACTAATTCAAACTGTAGAATCAGCCAACTCAGATGTTAAACGATCGTTAACTGCTGCTTTAGCAGAAACAAAACAAATAGCTATATCCAATGTAAAAGAAAAGGCCAATCAGTTAAGAATCTATGTGAAAAATACTTTTAATAAACCAATATTAGCCCTTAATGATAAAATCAGAACCTTTGTAGATACGATTGATCAACGTTTTGCTTTGGAAACTGGAGAGAAAAAAGAAGGGATTATTTCTGAAGAAGTATCTGCTGTTTCAGAAGTAAAAAATGAAGAAATTCACCCTACTCAAGACTCTGCTTTAATCAAAGACGTTCAAGAATATATTGCATTGAATGAAACAAAAGCTGCTCTCTTAGCACGTATTCAACAAGAGATACAAACCAACCCTTTAGCAAAAATTGATACATTACAGAAAGAACTAGAAGAAAATCAACACGCTTTAGCAGCTGTAGAAAATCGGATTGAAGCCAATACACCTTCTTTGAATGAAGTAAATAATCAAGAAGTCAAAGGTGCAACTGTAAATGAATTAACAAATCTTGTGAAGGAAAAAGAGCGTTTAGAAAATCAACGAACGCAGCTTGTTCAACAACCAGAATTTTTACGTAAAGAAGGCTCTCTCGATACATTCAAGCAGGTGGATCAGCAACTAACCACTGTGAATGAAAAACTCTCTGAAATTGAAAAAGGGACTCCTAAAGAAAAAGAACAGACAGAAGTAAAAGAACCTACGGTAGATCCGTTCGTTGCTGCCTCAGCTGTAGCAGCTAAACAAGTCGTTGCACATAAAAACGGTCAGAGTGAATCATTAAACAATGCAATATCTGCTCAAAACACAGCTGCAATCAATACTCAATTAAAGTCAAACATGGCTGAATATTATGACCCAAATAATATAAAAACCTACCTTGATTCAGCAAGTAAGTTTCATAATTATTCACCTAAAAATGTTCAATTGATCATGGAACAAGAACCAGGAGCAACGCAAGTAGCCAGTGAGAAAAAATGGAAAACGTTAGGATATGAGCTACAAGAAGATGCGAACCCAATTCAAGTTTATCAACCTGTATTTGTGCCAGTTCGTGACGAAGAAGGACGAGTTAGATATAAAGAGAATAATCAACCAGAAACAACAGTCGAGTTCCAATTGACTCCTGTTTATGACGTGAGCCAAACAACAGCAGGTCAATTAAAAGCACCAATATCCTATGATTTGTCAAATAAAGAGCAGTTTATGGCGGTCTATCAAAGTGTAGCTAATTTATCAGATGCTAAAATTACATTCCAACCTCTAGGAAATTTAAATAGTCACTATGATGCAGCTAACAAAACCATTATTGTGAATGAAGGATTAGGGAAGGAAGCAACCATTCAAACCCTTCTAAATGAAGTGATTCCATTACACAATATGGAAAATGAAATTTTAAAAAATGAACCGTCCTTGAATGTTTTTGAACAAGAAGTAACAGCTTATATGGTAGCGAGTCACATTGGATTAGATACAAGTTCATTTACGTTTGATTCTCTCTCTCGGCTGAAAGATGAAGGGTACACTGTCGATGACTTTACTCGATCATTAACGGACAGTTCAAAAAATGCAACGGATATAATCAGTACAATTGATAAAGGTTACACCAAATCTAAAGACGTAAACAGCACAAAAAATAAATTTGAAGAACGAAAATTACAGGCTGAAGTAAAAAATAAGGAAGTCGCAGAACAGTATCAAAAACGAGAAAAATCTGTGGAACAAGCACCTTCACTAAGAAGATAA